From the Thermodesulfobacteriota bacterium genome, the window GATCTCGTTGATCCGCACCCAGACCCGGGCATGGACATCGCCGGTGACCATGACCGGCACATTGAGCTCCAGGCTCTCGTACTGGTCGTAGGGCGGGAAGGGGTTGAAGATCCGGCAGTCGAGGTTCATGCCGCTCGCCCGGGCCACGATACCCACCACACAGAGCTCCCGGGCCGTCTCCGGCAGGAGCACGCCGGTGTCCTTGACCCGGTCCTCCAGGGAGGGGCTTTCGTCGTAGATGACCACCAGCCGCTCGAACTCCCTGGCCAGGATGTCCAGCTCCGCCAGCATCTCCGCCCGGCCGGCGGCGTCGATATCCGCCGTCACCCCGCCGGGCTGTACCCGGTCCATGAGGAGGCGGTGGCCGAAGAGCTGGTGGTTGGTCCGCAGGAGCATCTCCTTGAGGCGCATCATCTGGTAGAGCATGAAGGCGAAGGCGGCGTCGTTGGCGATGGCACCGATATCGCCCAGGTGGTTGGCGATCCGCTCCCTTTCCAGGAACAGGGCCCGCAGCCATTGGCTTCTGGGCGGCGGCTGGCAGGCGGTCATCGACTCCAGGGCCATGGCGTAGGCCAGGCTGTGGGCCACGGTGGTGTCGCCGGAGATCCGGGCCGCCAGCCGGCAGCCTTCCTGCCAGGAGAGGCCCTCGAAGCGCTTCTCGATGCCTTTGTGGACGTAGCCCAGCCTTTCTTCCAGGTTGATGATGCTCTCGCCCACCGCCTGGAAGCGGAAATGGCCCGGCTCGATGATGCCGGCATGCACCGGGCCCACCGGGATTTCGTAGACGCCCTCGCCCTCGGCCCTGGCCCAGGCGTATTCGCCGGGCACCCGGGGCAGGGGCCGGGAGGGGTCAAAGGATTTCCTGAGCGGCCAGGCGTCCGGCGGCCAGTCCTCGAACTTGATCCAGGGCCTGAGATCCGGGTGGCCGACCGGGGTTACGCCCATGAGGCTGTGGATCTGCCGCTCGAAGCGGTAGGCCGGCACAAACTTCCTGGTCAGGCTGGGGAAGGTGGGGTCTTCTGCCGGCGCCTCGGTCTTGACGATCAGGTACTCGGGCCCCCACCGGAAGCAGGCGTAGATCCCGTAGCCCCGGCCGAACGCCGTCTCGTCGGTCGCCCACTCGGCAGCGAGCAGGGCATAGGCCTTCTTGAGCAGCCGCGCCGCCTCGACGAACTTCTCCCGGGGCACCTGGCACAGCAGCACCGAAGCCGGGTGCTGGCTGGGGTCCAGGCGGATCTCGGCGTCCAGCGCCGTGGCGATGGCATCGTGCAGCAGGCTCATTGCAGCAGTTCCACCGTGGCCTGGAGCCACGCATTGAGGAAGTCCGGCATGGAGAAGCCGATGGCCAGGACGAGCACCATGTGCAGGAGCACCGGCAGATGGGCCGCGGTCACCGGCGCCTGATGGGACGGGATCTCTCCGGAAACCATGGGCTGGACCTTGCGGAGCAGGGCGGCGAAGGCCACCCCGAGGCCGAGCAGCAGAAAGGGCGTCCAGAGCGGCGCATCCTTGATCGTCGCGGTCAGGATCAGAAACTCGCTGGTGAAGA encodes:
- a CDS encoding NADH-quinone oxidoreductase subunit C → MSLLHDAIATALDAEIRLDPSQHPASVLLCQVPREKFVEAARLLKKAYALLAAEWATDETAFGRGYGIYACFRWGPEYLIVKTEAPAEDPTFPSLTRKFVPAYRFERQIHSLMGVTPVGHPDLRPWIKFEDWPPDAWPLRKSFDPSRPLPRVPGEYAWARAEGEGVYEIPVGPVHAGIIEPGHFRFQAVGESIINLEERLGYVHKGIEKRFEGLSWQEGCRLAARISGDTTVAHSLAYAMALESMTACQPPPRSQWLRALFLERERIANHLGDIGAIANDAAFAFMLYQMMRLKEMLLRTNHQLFGHRLLMDRVQPGGVTADIDAAGRAEMLAELDILAREFERLVVIYDESPSLEDRVKDTGVLLPETARELCVVGIVARASGMNLDCRIFNPFPPYDQYESLELNVPVMVTGDVHARVWVRINEIRESIRIIRWLLDNLPAGEITAPVGRPGPDGAGFAAVEGWRGEIICWLQSGPAGEVSRVMVRDPSSVNWLGLEQAIPGNIVPDFPLCNKSFNQSYSGHDV